In one window of Dyella thiooxydans DNA:
- the phaC gene encoding class III poly(R)-hydroxyalkanoic acid synthase subunit PhaC gives MDTPLRIDPAAALAEINRFQHKLAAGLRHLPGMGEPEYANTPRELVYAEDKLKVWHFTGTRPTARTPVLIVYALVNTVWMTDLQADRSLVRNLLEQGEDVYLIDWGYPDGADRWLTLDDYLNGYLDRCVDAVRHRHGLDAINLLGICQGGAFSLCYTAMHPDKVKNLITMVTPVDFHTPDNMLSHWVQQLDVDRFVDVMGNIPAALMNWVYLTLKPLRLNQQKYVGLVEILDNPAELENFLRMERWIFDSPDQAGEAFRQFIKDFYQGNKLVRHDLEIGGRPVDLGLIQQPVLNIYAQQDHLVPPDASRALGKHIGTQDYTEIAFKGGHIGIYVSGRAQREVPPAIHRWLRARD, from the coding sequence ATGGACACGCCACTGCGCATCGACCCGGCCGCGGCCCTGGCCGAGATCAACCGTTTCCAGCACAAGCTCGCCGCAGGGCTGCGGCACCTGCCCGGGATGGGTGAGCCGGAGTACGCCAACACGCCGCGCGAGCTGGTCTATGCCGAGGACAAGCTCAAGGTGTGGCATTTCACCGGTACCCGGCCGACCGCCAGGACGCCGGTGCTGATCGTCTACGCCCTGGTCAACACGGTGTGGATGACCGATCTGCAGGCCGACCGCTCGCTGGTGCGCAACCTGCTCGAGCAGGGCGAGGATGTCTATCTGATCGACTGGGGCTATCCGGACGGCGCCGACCGCTGGCTGACCCTGGACGATTACCTCAACGGCTACCTCGACCGCTGCGTCGATGCCGTGCGCCACCGCCACGGGCTGGACGCGATCAACCTGCTCGGCATCTGCCAGGGCGGTGCGTTCTCGCTGTGCTACACGGCGATGCACCCGGACAAGGTGAAGAACCTCATCACCATGGTCACCCCGGTGGATTTCCATACGCCGGACAACATGCTTTCGCACTGGGTACAGCAGTTGGACGTGGATCGCTTCGTCGACGTGATGGGCAACATCCCGGCGGCGCTGATGAACTGGGTCTACCTCACGCTCAAGCCGTTGCGGCTGAACCAGCAGAAGTACGTGGGGCTGGTGGAGATCCTCGACAATCCGGCGGAGCTGGAGAATTTCCTGCGCATGGAGCGCTGGATCTTCGACTCCCCCGACCAGGCCGGCGAGGCGTTCCGCCAGTTCATCAAGGATTTCTACCAGGGCAACAAGCTGGTCCGGCACGATCTCGAGATCGGTGGTCGCCCGGTCGACCTGGGCCTGATCCAGCAGCCGGTGCTGAACATCTACGCCCAGCAGGACCATCTGGTGCCGCCGGATGCCTCGCGTGCGCTGGGCAAGCACATCGGTACCCAGGACTACACCGAGATCGCCTTCAAGGGCGGTCATATCGGCATCTACGTATCCGGTCGCGCCCAGCGCGAAGTCCCGCCGGCGATCCACCGCTGGCTCCGCGCACGCGATTGA
- the gyrA gene encoding DNA gyrase subunit A — translation MAELAKEVIRVNIEDEMRQSYLDYAMSVIVGRALPDVRDGLKPVHRRVLFAMNELGNVWNKPYKKSARVVGDVIGKYHPHGDSSVYDAIVRMAQPFSLRYMLVDGQGNFGSVDGDNAAAMRYTEVRMSRLTHELLADIDKETVDFGPNYDESEHEPLVLPTRVPNLLVNGSAGIAVGMATNIPPHNLSEVISATIALIDDPSLGIDELMTYIPGPDFPTHGIINGAAGIVEAYRTGRGRILVRAKTEIETEPNGRETIIVHELPYQVNKARLIEKIAELVKEKKLEGISELRDESDKDGMRMVIEIRRDAMADVVLNNLFQQTQMQVTFGINMVALSEGQPKLLNLKDILEAFIRHRREVVTRRTIFELRKARARAHILEGLTVALANIDEMIELIKTSASPAEARERMLARKWQPGVVGALLSAAGADASRPEDMDPRDGLKPEGYQLSEVQAQEILAMRLHRLTGLEQEKLSDEYRQILETIRGLIEILENPEVLLQVIREELEAVKAEFGDARRTEIQASQEDLNVLDLIAPEDVVVTLSHTGYIKRQPASTYRAQRRGGKGRSASALKDEDVVEQLWVVNTHDTLLTFSSTGRVYWLKVYQMPEAGPAARGKPIVNLLPLAEGEKVQAVLPVREYEEDRFVFFATRNGTVKKTPLTEFAFQLQKGKQAINLAEGDALVNVALTDGNSDVLLFASNGKVNRFDENTVRSMGRTATGVRGMRLADDAEVVSMIVAAEGDILTATARGYGKRTALDEFPKKGRGTQGVIGIQCSDRNGALVAAVQVTEAHELMLISNQGTLVRTRVAEVSQLSRNTQGVTLIKLPADEALVSVVRLDAEEENGEEGETANSDGLPPQGEGDATVAEPAGGDEA, via the coding sequence ATGGCAGAACTCGCCAAAGAAGTCATCCGCGTCAACATCGAAGACGAGATGCGCCAGAGCTACCTCGACTACGCCATGAGCGTGATCGTGGGACGCGCCCTCCCGGACGTGCGCGACGGCCTGAAGCCGGTCCATCGCCGCGTACTGTTCGCGATGAACGAACTGGGCAACGTCTGGAACAAGCCCTACAAGAAGTCGGCCCGCGTGGTCGGTGACGTCATCGGTAAATACCATCCGCACGGCGACTCGTCGGTCTACGACGCGATCGTGCGCATGGCCCAGCCGTTCTCGCTGCGCTACATGCTGGTCGACGGCCAGGGCAACTTCGGTTCGGTCGACGGCGACAACGCGGCGGCAATGCGATACACCGAGGTGCGCATGTCGCGCCTCACCCACGAGTTGCTTGCCGACATCGACAAGGAAACCGTCGACTTCGGCCCCAACTACGACGAGAGCGAGCACGAGCCGCTGGTGCTGCCCACCCGCGTGCCGAACCTGCTGGTCAACGGCTCGGCCGGCATCGCGGTGGGCATGGCCACCAACATCCCGCCGCACAACCTGTCCGAGGTGATCAGCGCCACGATCGCGCTGATCGACGATCCCTCGCTGGGCATCGACGAGCTGATGACCTACATCCCGGGGCCGGACTTCCCGACCCACGGCATCATCAACGGCGCCGCCGGCATCGTCGAGGCCTACCGCACCGGTCGCGGCCGCATCCTGGTGCGCGCCAAGACCGAGATCGAGACCGAGCCGAACGGCCGCGAGACGATCATCGTCCACGAGCTGCCGTACCAGGTGAACAAGGCGCGGCTGATCGAGAAGATCGCCGAGCTGGTGAAGGAGAAGAAGCTCGAGGGCATCAGCGAGCTGCGCGACGAGTCCGACAAGGACGGCATGCGCATGGTCATCGAGATCCGCCGCGATGCGATGGCCGACGTCGTGCTGAACAACCTGTTCCAGCAGACCCAGATGCAGGTCACCTTCGGCATCAACATGGTGGCGCTGTCCGAGGGCCAGCCGAAGCTGCTGAACCTGAAGGACATCCTCGAGGCGTTCATCCGCCACCGCCGCGAGGTGGTGACCCGCCGCACCATCTTCGAGCTGCGCAAGGCGCGCGCCCGCGCGCACATCCTGGAAGGCCTCACCGTCGCGCTCGCCAACATCGACGAGATGATCGAGCTGATCAAGACCTCGGCCTCGCCGGCCGAGGCGCGCGAGCGCATGCTGGCGCGCAAGTGGCAGCCCGGCGTGGTCGGTGCGCTGTTGTCGGCGGCCGGCGCGGACGCCTCGCGCCCGGAAGACATGGATCCGCGCGATGGCCTGAAGCCCGAGGGCTACCAGCTGTCCGAAGTCCAGGCGCAGGAAATCCTTGCGATGCGCCTGCACCGCCTGACCGGTCTGGAGCAGGAGAAGCTCAGCGACGAGTACCGGCAGATCCTGGAAACCATCCGCGGCCTGATCGAGATCCTGGAGAACCCCGAGGTGCTGCTGCAGGTGATCCGCGAGGAGCTGGAGGCCGTCAAGGCCGAGTTCGGCGATGCCCGCCGCACCGAGATCCAGGCTTCGCAGGAAGACCTCAACGTGCTCGACCTGATCGCCCCGGAAGACGTGGTGGTCACCCTGTCGCACACCGGCTACATCAAGCGTCAGCCGGCCAGTACCTACCGTGCGCAGCGCCGCGGCGGCAAGGGTCGCTCGGCCTCGGCGCTGAAGGACGAGGATGTGGTCGAGCAGCTGTGGGTGGTCAACACCCACGACACGTTGCTGACCTTCTCCAGCACCGGTCGCGTCTACTGGCTCAAGGTCTACCAGATGCCGGAGGCCGGCCCGGCCGCGCGCGGCAAGCCGATCGTCAACCTGCTGCCGCTGGCCGAGGGCGAGAAGGTGCAGGCGGTGCTGCCGGTGCGCGAATACGAGGAGGATCGCTTCGTGTTCTTCGCCACCAGGAACGGCACGGTGAAGAAGACCCCGCTGACCGAGTTTGCCTTCCAGCTGCAGAAGGGCAAGCAGGCGATCAACCTCGCCGAGGGCGACGCGCTGGTCAACGTGGCGCTCACCGACGGCAACAGCGACGTGCTGCTGTTCGCCTCCAACGGCAAGGTCAACCGCTTCGACGAGAACACCGTGCGCTCGATGGGCCGCACCGCGACCGGCGTGCGCGGCATGCGCCTGGCCGACGATGCCGAGGTGGTGTCGATGATCGTGGCGGCCGAGGGCGACATCCTCACCGCCACCGCCCGCGGCTACGGCAAGCGCACCGCGCTGGACGAGTTCCCCAAGAAGGGACGCGGCACGCAGGGCGTGATCGGTATCCAGTGCTCGGATCGCAACGGCGCGCTGGTGGCCGCGGTGCAGGTGACCGAGGCACACGAGCTGATGCTGATCTCCAACCAGGGCACCCTGGTGCGCACCCGCGTGGCCGAGGTCTCGCAGCTCAGCCGCAACACCCAGGGCGTCACCCTGATCAAGCTGCCGGCCGACGAGGCCCTGGTCAGCGTGGTGCGGCTGGACGCGGAAGAGGAGAACGGCGAAGAAGGCGAGACGGCAAACTCCGACGGCCTGCCGCCGCAGGGCGAGGGGGATGCCACCGTCGCCGAGCCGGCGGGTGGCGACGAGGCCTGA
- the rbfA gene encoding 30S ribosome-binding factor RbfA, producing MPSRDFKRTDRVGAELRRELGLLVHAAVRDHALPSVSVSDVEVTRDMDWATVWITALQAEQAPVALKALKELAGEFRRSLARGMRLRRVPELRFKYDDSVDKGERIDQLLRADEPTAADGAVED from the coding sequence ATGCCCTCACGCGATTTCAAACGGACCGACCGGGTCGGCGCCGAACTGCGCCGCGAACTCGGCCTGCTGGTGCACGCCGCCGTGCGCGATCATGCGCTGCCGTCGGTGAGCGTGTCCGACGTGGAGGTGACCCGCGACATGGATTGGGCCACGGTGTGGATCACCGCGCTGCAGGCCGAGCAGGCGCCGGTGGCGCTGAAGGCGCTGAAGGAGCTGGCCGGCGAGTTCCGCCGCTCGCTTGCCCGCGGCATGCGCCTGCGGCGGGTGCCGGAGTTGCGCTTCAAGTACGACGACTCGGTCGACAAGGGCGAGCGCATCGACCAACTGCTGCGCGCCGACGAGCCGACGGCGGCCGACGGAGCCGTCGAGGACTGA
- a CDS encoding PspC domain-containing protein — protein sequence MNQPKRLTRSRANRSIAGVCGGIAEYYGWDPTIVRVAWIVLTLLGGSGILLYLIFWLVMPDAS from the coding sequence ATGAACCAACCGAAGCGACTGACCCGTTCCCGCGCCAACCGCAGCATCGCCGGCGTGTGCGGCGGCATTGCCGAGTACTACGGCTGGGACCCGACCATCGTGCGGGTGGCGTGGATCGTGCTGACCCTGCTGGGTGGCTCCGGCATACTGCTCTACCTGATCTTCTGGCTGGTGATGCCCGACGCTTCCTGA
- a CDS encoding GtrA family protein, translated as MREIRTIGLFAVGGVIGLVVDAGISQALVSFGHWNAYLARIVSFLAAAVVTWWWNRRHTFAGRSSGRRAHAELLHWLALMSVGAVVNYGIFAACLMLFPSLHRWPAVAVAAGSAVAALVNFSTARGLLFRHPKASR; from the coding sequence GTGAGGGAAATACGCACCATCGGCTTGTTCGCCGTCGGCGGCGTGATCGGCCTGGTGGTCGATGCCGGCATATCCCAGGCGCTGGTGAGCTTCGGCCACTGGAATGCCTACCTTGCCCGCATCGTCTCCTTTCTCGCCGCGGCCGTGGTGACCTGGTGGTGGAATCGCCGGCACACTTTCGCCGGTCGCTCCAGCGGGCGCCGGGCGCATGCCGAGCTGCTGCACTGGCTGGCCCTGATGAGCGTGGGCGCCGTCGTCAACTACGGCATTTTCGCCGCTTGCCTGATGCTGTTCCCGAGCCTGCACCGCTGGCCGGCGGTGGCCGTCGCGGCCGGTTCGGCGGTGGCAGCGCTGGTTAATTTTTCGACAGCCCGCGGACTGCTTTTCCGGCACCCCAAGGCTTCGCGCTAA
- a CDS encoding poly(R)-hydroxyalkanoic acid synthase subunit PhaE: protein MADQASDFIRQSQAMAEQSWSQWMRFLQQAGGQPASPFAGFGVPGMPGMAGMPGMAAPSAPVSDMLERGLSGISSYLEWMQRAATAQAIPPGVDWQASMKDFLGGAAQPFAQAFSGIDSTAAQGFVQQWQAWLAAASQAGTADWRTPSYMPGFGLHREQQAQQQALVAAMMESAEQQRRYQALILKANAQGLERLQDKLADHVEPGRQLESLKALYDLWVDAAEEAYAEIALSDEFREVYGAMVNAQMRERQLVQQHLEDLCRQLGLPTRSEIDSLGRRLQEVRRELRAMEGGAAAGELAALRAELQALKRSQPGAAKATPAAPAAPAVADAAPARPKRKATTAGTRSMAQATRKKSAGKKAGSAKSAAKAPATGKSPSGKTAAKPATGSPPPAKDSRKRAASRTRRAAAVKSTGASRRSLVSPGIPAPHRARRK, encoded by the coding sequence ATGGCCGATCAGGCAAGCGATTTCATCAGGCAATCCCAGGCCATGGCAGAACAGTCCTGGTCCCAGTGGATGCGCTTCCTGCAGCAGGCCGGCGGCCAACCCGCCTCGCCGTTCGCCGGATTCGGCGTGCCCGGCATGCCGGGTATGGCAGGCATGCCGGGCATGGCTGCGCCCTCGGCCCCGGTGAGCGACATGCTGGAGCGTGGCTTGTCGGGCATCTCCTCTTACCTGGAGTGGATGCAGCGTGCGGCAACCGCGCAGGCAATTCCGCCCGGAGTGGACTGGCAGGCGTCGATGAAGGACTTCCTGGGCGGCGCGGCCCAACCCTTCGCCCAGGCGTTCAGCGGCATCGACAGCACAGCGGCTCAGGGCTTCGTGCAGCAGTGGCAGGCCTGGCTGGCCGCGGCGAGCCAGGCGGGCACGGCCGACTGGCGTACGCCGTCGTACATGCCCGGGTTCGGCCTGCACCGCGAACAGCAGGCCCAGCAGCAGGCGCTCGTCGCCGCCATGATGGAGAGTGCCGAGCAGCAGCGCCGCTACCAGGCCTTGATCCTCAAGGCCAACGCCCAGGGACTGGAGCGCCTGCAGGACAAGCTGGCCGACCACGTCGAGCCCGGACGCCAGCTCGAATCGCTCAAGGCACTTTACGACCTGTGGGTGGACGCGGCCGAAGAGGCCTATGCCGAGATCGCGCTCAGCGACGAGTTCCGCGAGGTCTATGGCGCGATGGTCAACGCACAGATGCGCGAGCGCCAGCTCGTGCAACAGCACCTGGAAGACCTCTGCCGGCAGCTCGGCTTGCCGACGCGCAGCGAGATCGACAGCCTGGGGCGCCGCCTGCAGGAGGTCCGTCGCGAGTTGCGCGCCATGGAAGGCGGTGCCGCCGCAGGCGAGCTGGCTGCGCTGCGCGCGGAGTTGCAGGCGCTGAAGAGGTCGCAGCCCGGGGCCGCAAAGGCCACGCCCGCCGCACCCGCCGCACCCGCCGTGGCCGATGCGGCGCCGGCCAGGCCGAAACGCAAGGCTACGACCGCCGGGACCCGGTCGATGGCCCAGGCAACACGCAAGAAGAGCGCGGGTAAAAAGGCGGGCTCCGCGAAGTCCGCAGCCAAGGCGCCCGCAACCGGGAAATCCCCTTCCGGCAAAACCGCCGCGAAACCGGCGACCGGCTCGCCCCCGCCGGCCAAGGACAGCCGCAAGCGCGCCGCTTCGCGGACCCGTCGCGCCGCTGCCGTCAAGTCGACCGGAGCCAGCCGTCGCTCGCTGGTCAGCCCGGGCATTCCTGCCCCGCATCGCGCACGGCGCAAGTAA
- the pnp gene encoding polyribonucleotide nucleotidyltransferase, producing MAKVTKSFQYGNHEVTLETGEIARQASGAVMVSMGGTVVLVTAVAAAKPREGQDFFPLTVDYVEKFYSAGRIPGGFFKREGRPTEKETLTSRLIDRPVRPLFPEDFKNEVQVIAQVVSLNPEIDGDIPAMLGASAALSLAGIPFQGPIGAARVGYVDGKYVLNPTHADLKTSDLDLVVAGTSGAVLMVESEAKLLSEDVMLGAVMFGHQQMQVAINAIAELAAEAAKPSWNWQAPARNESLVAALKGAVGDKLEQAFQVRDKLQRRDAISAIKADVMESLKAQAEQHGWTSAELGKEFAELEYRTMRDSVLKTKVRIDGRNLDDVRPISVRVGVLPRTHGSALFTRGETQALVVATLGTTRDAQIIDAPEGESKDPFLFHYNFPPFSVGEAGRFGAPKRREIGHGRLAKRGVQAVKPSIEEFPYVVRVVSEITESNGSSSMASVCGSSLAMMDAGVPLKAPVAGIAMGLVKEGSDFVVLSDILGDEDHLGDMDFKVAGSADGISALQMDIKIDGITEEIMKVALEQAKRGRLHILGEMAKVISTPRSEMSEYAPRLLTIKIHPDKIREVIGKGGATIRSITEETGTTIDISDDGTVIIASVNRLAADEAKKRIEQIVSDVEPGRIYEGKVAKLMDFGAFVTIMPGKDGLVHVSQISSERVEKVSDKLKEGDIVKVKVLEVDKQGRIRLSMKAVTEDEAAGA from the coding sequence GTGGCGAAAGTAACCAAGTCATTCCAGTACGGTAATCACGAAGTCACACTGGAGACGGGCGAAATCGCCCGGCAGGCATCCGGTGCGGTGATGGTCAGCATGGGCGGCACCGTGGTGCTGGTCACCGCGGTGGCCGCGGCCAAGCCCCGCGAGGGCCAGGACTTCTTCCCGCTCACCGTCGACTATGTCGAGAAGTTCTACTCCGCCGGCCGTATCCCCGGCGGCTTCTTCAAGCGCGAAGGCCGCCCGACCGAGAAGGAGACGCTGACCTCGCGCCTGATCGATCGCCCGGTGCGTCCGCTGTTCCCGGAAGACTTCAAGAACGAAGTCCAGGTGATCGCCCAGGTCGTCTCGCTGAACCCGGAAATCGACGGCGACATCCCGGCGATGCTCGGTGCCTCCGCTGCGCTGTCGCTGGCGGGCATCCCGTTCCAGGGCCCGATCGGTGCCGCGCGCGTCGGCTATGTCGACGGCAAGTACGTGCTGAACCCGACGCACGCCGATCTGAAGACCTCCGACCTCGACCTCGTCGTGGCCGGCACCTCCGGCGCCGTGCTGATGGTGGAGTCCGAGGCCAAGCTGCTGTCCGAGGACGTGATGCTCGGCGCGGTGATGTTCGGTCACCAGCAGATGCAGGTGGCGATCAACGCCATCGCCGAGCTGGCCGCCGAAGCCGCCAAGCCCTCGTGGAACTGGCAGGCGCCGGCCCGCAACGAGTCGCTGGTCGCCGCGCTGAAGGGCGCCGTGGGCGACAAGCTGGAGCAGGCCTTCCAGGTGCGCGACAAGCTGCAGCGCCGCGACGCCATCTCGGCGATCAAGGCCGACGTGATGGAGTCGCTCAAGGCGCAGGCCGAGCAGCACGGCTGGACCTCCGCCGAGCTGGGCAAGGAGTTTGCCGAGCTCGAATACCGCACCATGCGCGACAGCGTGCTGAAGACCAAGGTGCGCATCGACGGCCGCAACCTCGACGACGTGCGTCCGATCTCGGTGCGCGTGGGCGTGCTGCCGCGCACGCACGGCTCGGCGCTGTTCACCCGCGGCGAGACGCAGGCGCTGGTCGTGGCCACGCTGGGCACCACCCGCGACGCGCAGATCATCGACGCGCCGGAAGGCGAGTCTAAGGATCCGTTCCTGTTCCACTACAACTTCCCGCCGTTCTCGGTGGGCGAGGCCGGTCGCTTCGGCGCGCCGAAGCGTCGCGAGATCGGCCACGGCCGTCTCGCCAAGCGCGGCGTGCAGGCAGTCAAGCCGAGCATCGAGGAGTTCCCGTACGTGGTGCGCGTGGTCTCGGAAATCACCGAGTCCAACGGCTCCTCGTCGATGGCTTCGGTGTGCGGTTCCTCGCTGGCGATGATGGATGCCGGCGTGCCGCTGAAGGCACCGGTGGCCGGCATCGCCATGGGCCTGGTGAAGGAAGGCAGCGATTTCGTCGTGCTGTCGGACATCCTGGGCGACGAGGATCACCTCGGCGACATGGACTTCAAGGTGGCCGGTAGCGCCGATGGCATCTCCGCGCTGCAGATGGACATCAAGATCGACGGCATCACCGAAGAGATCATGAAGGTGGCGCTGGAGCAGGCCAAGCGTGGCCGCCTGCACATCCTGGGCGAGATGGCCAAGGTGATCAGCACGCCGCGGTCGGAGATGAGCGAGTACGCCCCGCGCCTGCTCACCATCAAGATCCATCCGGACAAGATCCGCGAAGTGATCGGCAAGGGTGGCGCGACCATCCGCTCGATCACCGAGGAGACCGGCACCACCATCGACATCAGCGACGACGGCACCGTCATCATCGCCTCGGTCAACCGCCTGGCGGCCGACGAGGCGAAGAAGCGCATCGAGCAGATCGTCTCCGACGTCGAGCCGGGCCGCATCTACGAGGGCAAGGTCGCCAAGCTGATGGACTTCGGCGCGTTCGTCACGATCATGCCGGGCAAGGACGGTCTGGTGCACGTGTCGCAGATCTCCTCCGAGCGCGTCGAGAAGGTGTCCGACAAGCTGAAGGAAGGCGACATCGTCAAGGTGAAGGTGCTGGAAGTGGACAAGCAGGGGCGTATCCGCCTGTCCATGAAGGCGGTGACCGAGGACGAAGCCGCCGGCGCCTGA
- the rpsO gene encoding 30S ribosomal protein S15, which translates to MSLTAEQTSKIIAEFGRVPNDTGSPEVQVALLSARIEHLTGHFKTHKQDHHSRRGLLQLVNRRKSLLAYLKDRDLARYQSLIERLGLRR; encoded by the coding sequence ATGTCCCTGACCGCAGAACAGACCAGCAAGATCATTGCTGAATTCGGCCGCGTGCCCAACGACACCGGTTCGCCGGAAGTGCAGGTGGCCCTGCTGTCGGCCCGGATCGAACACCTCACCGGCCACTTCAAGACCCACAAGCAGGACCACCACTCGCGTCGCGGCCTGCTGCAGCTGGTCAACCGCCGCAAGAGCCTGCTCGCGTATCTGAAGGATCGCGACCTGGCTCGCTACCAGAGCCTGATCGAACGTCTCGGCCTCCGCCGTTAA
- the truB gene encoding tRNA pseudouridine(55) synthase TruB, which yields MGRIAFRELHGLVLLDKPLGLSSNQALQEVRRLFRAAKGGHTGALDPLATGLLPLCFGEGTKLAAHLLGARKAYRATCRLGVTTTTGDLEGEVASHRAVPALDGAVIEAALVPLRGRIRQVPPVYSAIKQGGEPLYAKARRGEAVDVPAREVDVYRLVLLGREGDLLHLEIECGTGTYIRSLAVDLGEALGCGAHLTALRRIWVEPFTSPRMYSLDELRERAGQGDAALLEALLPVSAGVAHLPALHLDAAQSQAIAQGRRIALDGEGIPVGLCTAFAEDGALLALVECGPDGLLRVQRGFNLPPGG from the coding sequence ATGGGTCGGATCGCTTTCCGCGAGCTGCACGGCCTTGTGCTGCTCGACAAGCCGCTGGGACTGAGTTCCAACCAGGCGCTGCAGGAAGTGCGCCGGCTGTTCCGCGCCGCCAAAGGCGGTCACACCGGTGCGCTGGATCCGCTGGCTACCGGCCTGCTGCCGCTGTGCTTCGGCGAAGGCACCAAGCTGGCCGCACACCTGCTCGGGGCGCGCAAGGCGTATCGGGCCACCTGCCGGCTGGGCGTCACCACCACCACGGGCGACCTCGAGGGCGAGGTCGCGAGCCATCGCGCGGTGCCGGCGCTTGATGGCGCGGTGATCGAGGCGGCGCTGGTGCCGCTGCGTGGACGCATCCGGCAGGTGCCACCGGTCTACTCGGCGATCAAGCAGGGCGGCGAGCCGCTCTATGCCAAGGCGCGCCGCGGCGAGGCCGTGGATGTCCCCGCCCGGGAGGTCGACGTTTACCGCCTGGTGCTGCTCGGCCGCGAAGGCGACCTGCTGCACCTGGAGATCGAGTGCGGCACGGGCACCTACATCCGCAGCCTGGCCGTCGACCTGGGGGAGGCACTGGGGTGCGGGGCGCACCTGACCGCCTTGCGCAGGATCTGGGTCGAGCCGTTCACCTCGCCGCGGATGTACTCGCTGGACGAATTGCGCGAGCGGGCCGGGCAGGGCGACGCTGCCCTGCTCGAGGCCTTGCTGCCGGTCTCCGCGGGAGTGGCACACCTGCCGGCGCTCCATCTGGATGCCGCACAAAGCCAGGCGATCGCCCAGGGGCGACGGATCGCGCTGGACGGGGAGGGTATTCCCGTCGGGCTTTGTACGGCGTTCGCCGAAGATGGCGCCCTGTTGGCCCTGGTCGAATGCGGCCCGGATGGACTGCTGCGGGTACAACGCGGCTTCAACCTGCCGCCCGGCGGCTGA
- the mtnA gene encoding S-methyl-5-thioribose-1-phosphate isomerase yields MDYDRYDRVRAVQWQGDHLRLLDQRLLPREERWIDCSHAAEVTRAIRDLVVRGAPAIGIAAAWGVVLAAQQGEALDPALAMLRAARPTAVNLMWALDRMKSRIAAGADAAALAVEAQAIQDEDLAANRHMGELGAALIAPGSGVLTHCNTGSLATAGFGTALGVIRAGVAGGRIDRVYAGETRPWQQGARLTMYELVRDGIPARLIADSAAAHLMKSGEVQWVIVGADRIAANGDTANKIGTYQLAIAARHHGVKFMVVAPSSTVDMATPDGEAIEIEMRDPAELLATAGQRTVVEGAEAWNPVFDVTPAGLIDAIVTERGVIEHPNALAMQAVFGR; encoded by the coding sequence ATGGACTACGACCGTTACGACCGCGTCCGTGCCGTGCAGTGGCAGGGCGACCACCTGCGCCTGCTCGATCAGCGCCTGCTTCCGCGCGAGGAGCGCTGGATCGACTGCAGCCATGCGGCCGAAGTGACCCGGGCCATCCGCGACCTCGTGGTGCGCGGCGCGCCCGCGATCGGTATCGCCGCTGCCTGGGGCGTGGTGCTGGCCGCGCAGCAGGGCGAGGCCCTGGATCCGGCGCTGGCCATGCTGCGCGCCGCCCGTCCGACCGCGGTGAACCTGATGTGGGCGCTGGATCGCATGAAATCGCGTATCGCGGCGGGTGCCGACGCCGCGGCACTGGCGGTCGAAGCGCAGGCGATCCAGGACGAGGACCTGGCCGCCAACCGCCACATGGGCGAACTGGGTGCGGCACTGATCGCGCCCGGCTCGGGAGTGCTGACCCATTGCAATACCGGTTCGTTGGCCACCGCCGGCTTCGGCACGGCGCTGGGCGTCATCCGCGCCGGTGTTGCCGGCGGCCGCATCGATCGCGTGTATGCCGGCGAGACCCGGCCGTGGCAGCAGGGTGCCCGCCTGACCATGTACGAGCTGGTCCGCGACGGCATTCCCGCCAGGCTGATCGCCGATTCGGCCGCAGCCCACCTGATGAAGTCGGGCGAGGTGCAGTGGGTGATCGTCGGTGCCGACCGCATCGCCGCCAACGGCGACACCGCCAACAAGATCGGCACCTACCAGCTGGCTATCGCCGCGCGCCACCACGGCGTGAAGTTCATGGTGGTGGCACCGTCGTCCACGGTGGACATGGCCACGCCGGACGGCGAGGCCATCGAGATCGAGATGCGCGATCCGGCCGAGCTGCTGGCCACCGCAGGCCAGCGCACGGTCGTCGAGGGGGCCGAGGCCTGGAATCCGGTGTTCGACGTGACCCCGGCGGGGCTGATCGACGCCATCGTCACCGAGCGCGGCGTGATCGAGCATCCGAACGCGCTGGCAATGCAGGCGGTGTTCGGGCGGTGA